From Anaerolineales bacterium, one genomic window encodes:
- a CDS encoding amino acid permease: MNAEIEREQRREDVTLSRDLNLFTVTMIGVGGMVGAGIFVLTGIAAGIAGPALILVFLLNGLVTSFTAMSYAELGSAFPGAGGGYQWIREALGGTLGFLSGWMSWFAQTVAGSLYALAFGRFAAELVFLFNIPVVGLSVEQLSRIFMTLIIFIFIATNYRGASETAAVGNFLTVTKIAILGCLVFFGIIAMMRTDSWYTRFTADFFPNGFFSVFVAMGLTFIAFEGYEIIAQSGEEVIDPNRNIPRAVFYSIGIAVLIYVLVGFVVIGAVQPPNGQAGYAYLGQQGEVAVIQVAQQVFPFGIGGLILLLSGLASTTSALNATTYASSRVSFAMGRDHNLPSFFAKIHPQRHTPYLAVLATGGLMVIMAWTLPIQDVASAASIMFLLLFLMVNLAVLFLRLQQPELKRGFMVPWFPVLPMLAILSNAVLALYVFQFSSIAWYATIIWVVIGLLAYAFYFSRVEEMERPKEILLEEVLVSRDYSVLVPVSTKEEARVLGAIGAILAQQRQGEVLALNVAKVPPQLTLGDGRFLLREGRVYLEEVIEQARSYEVPVHTIIRLGRNVSAAIRQTAMENASDLIVLGWPGYTHTSGKVFGSVIDPIVDNPPTDVVVVRYRQWRPLKKILVPVSGGPNSRRAVKLAVDMASAEKPEPALVTALHIVPFHAKEHSHVRGSRALEDSVDGIDFGNLESRVVQGADLGTTILEQAEGYDLIVLAASDEPVFKNLLVGTMTERVARQAKVTVMMVKRRSTPLHSFVRQALLEPTVPKPLD, encoded by the coding sequence GTGAACGCGGAAATCGAACGCGAACAAAGAAGAGAAGATGTCACGTTGAGCCGTGACCTCAATTTGTTCACCGTTACCATGATTGGTGTCGGTGGCATGGTGGGTGCGGGGATCTTCGTTCTCACGGGAATCGCCGCGGGTATTGCCGGCCCCGCTTTGATCCTGGTCTTCCTGCTCAATGGTCTCGTAACTTCGTTTACGGCGATGTCCTATGCCGAGCTTGGTTCTGCATTTCCCGGTGCCGGCGGCGGCTATCAATGGATCAGGGAGGCGCTCGGAGGGACGTTGGGGTTCTTGTCCGGCTGGATGAGCTGGTTTGCCCAGACCGTTGCCGGCAGCTTGTATGCACTGGCTTTTGGTCGTTTCGCAGCCGAATTGGTATTCCTCTTCAATATACCGGTTGTGGGGTTGTCTGTAGAGCAGTTGAGCCGGATTTTCATGACGCTCATCATCTTCATATTCATCGCTACCAATTACCGGGGTGCATCAGAAACCGCCGCAGTCGGTAATTTTCTTACGGTGACCAAAATCGCCATTCTTGGCTGTCTAGTGTTCTTCGGCATCATTGCCATGATGCGGACGGATTCCTGGTACACGCGCTTCACCGCAGATTTCTTCCCGAACGGTTTCTTCAGTGTATTCGTGGCGATGGGGTTGACCTTTATCGCCTTTGAGGGCTACGAGATTATCGCTCAATCGGGAGAGGAAGTCATCGATCCGAATCGCAACATTCCGCGGGCAGTTTTCTATTCCATCGGAATCGCGGTCCTGATTTATGTTCTTGTAGGTTTCGTGGTGATCGGTGCCGTCCAACCACCGAATGGTCAGGCGGGTTACGCCTACCTCGGCCAGCAGGGTGAAGTCGCCGTGATTCAAGTCGCTCAGCAGGTATTCCCATTTGGCATTGGCGGGTTGATCCTGCTCTTGAGCGGCCTGGCGTCCACGACGTCAGCTTTGAACGCCACGACCTACGCTTCATCTCGGGTGTCTTTTGCCATGGGCCGCGACCACAACCTGCCGTCGTTTTTTGCCAAGATCCACCCGCAGCGTCACACGCCGTATTTGGCCGTGCTGGCCACCGGCGGCTTGATGGTCATCATGGCCTGGACTCTCCCCATCCAGGATGTCGCCTCAGCGGCGAGTATCATGTTCTTGCTGCTTTTTTTGATGGTAAATCTCGCTGTACTGTTCTTGCGCTTGCAGCAGCCCGAACTCAAGCGAGGTTTTATGGTGCCCTGGTTTCCGGTGCTGCCAATGCTCGCGATTCTCTCCAATGCGGTTCTGGCGCTGTATGTTTTCCAATTTAGTTCTATCGCCTGGTATGCGACCATCATCTGGGTGGTGATTGGCCTGCTCGCCTACGCATTTTATTTCTCGCGCGTCGAGGAGATGGAAAGGCCCAAAGAAATTTTACTCGAAGAGGTTTTGGTCAGCCGGGATTACTCTGTCCTGGTCCCTGTGTCCACGAAGGAGGAGGCGCGGGTTCTGGGCGCTATAGGCGCGATTCTCGCACAGCAGCGGCAGGGTGAAGTCCTGGCGTTGAACGTGGCCAAAGTACCACCGCAGCTCACGCTGGGAGACGGGCGCTTCTTGCTCCGCGAAGGCCGCGTGTACCTGGAAGAAGTGATAGAGCAAGCACGCAGCTACGAAGTTCCCGTACACACCATCATCCGCCTCGGACGAAATGTGTCGGCGGCAATACGACAGACGGCGATGGAAAACGCTTCAGACCTTATCGTCTTGGGGTGGCCCGGATACACTCATACATCCGGCAAGGTTTTCGGATCGGTGATCGATCCCATCGTGGATAATCCGCCCACGGACGTTGTCGTCGTTCGTTACCGGCAATGGCGTCCTTTGAAGAAAATACTCGTGCCGGTCTCCGGAGGACCTAACAGCCGGCGTGCGGTCAAATTGGCGGTGGACATGGCGTCGGCGGAGAAGCCGGAACCCGCATTGGTCACTGCGCTGCACATCGTTCCCTTCCATGCCAAAGAGCATAGTCACGTGCGCGGCTCCCGTGCGCTGGAAGACAGCGTCGACGGGATCGACTTCGGAAACCTGGAATCGCGTGTCGTGCAAGGCGCAGATCTTGGGACGACCATCCTGGAGCAGGCGGAGGGCTACGACTTGATCGTCCTGGCGGCGAGCGACGAGCCGGTGTTCAAGAATCTATTGGTCGGCACGATGACGGAACGTGTCGCCCGCCAGGCCAAAGTGACGGTGATGATGGTAAAAAGGCGCAGTACGCCGCTTCACAGCTTCGTGCGTCAGGCGCTGCTAGAGCCTACCGTTCCGAAACCGTTGGATTGA